The proteins below are encoded in one region of Williamsoniiplasma luminosum:
- a CDS encoding valine--tRNA ligase — protein MKKELETKYNHLPVEADKYENWNKKGLFRADVSSKKPPFCIVLPPPNVTGKLHLGHAWDGSLQDAIIRFKKLNGFDTLFIPGTDHAGIATQTKVEAMLKEATGKNRFDFGREAFLKEVWKWKEKYSQTIHEQWAKMGLSLDYSMENFTLNPQVNELVKFVFVEMYEKGLIYRGKRIVNWDPVQKSAISNIEVIYRETVGKMYHFKYQLVGSDEVLEIATTRPETMFADQCVVVNPKDERYTKYIGKTVINPVNQHQIPVIADDYVEMDFGTGVMKCTPAHDLNDFEIGVRHNLAKPICLNEDGTVNAMGGEIYQGLDRFDARELIIQNAIKANTLIKIEEITHQVGYSERTNAIVEPYLSNQWFVKMDYFSQQVLALQNSDEAINFFPSRFNQTLKQWMENSFDWTISRQLWWGHQIPAWYNKNDPSKIHVGMNAPVDAENWSQDEDVLDTWFSSGLWPFATLLWTKETPGEWFERYYPTNVLVTGYDIIFFWVARMIFQGQHFTKQKPFNDVLIHGLVRDEFGNKMSKSLGNGIDPMDVIEQYGVDSLRFFLLTNSTPGFDIKYSEEKIRHAWNFMNKLWNASRYVLINLDEHFKVNDQLIFSKHHENTIDLWILTELTKTMNNVKTLIDKYEFGLAGKEIYDFVWSKYCSWYIEFAKVNLNASNPEIVDQTKQVLFYVLKNILIMLHPYAPFITEEIYQYLNLKDSIMNEEWIIQSFDYNTDYINVMINLITVIREFRNTNNIKNAIPLNFYLNNLNQEHQKLFEQYLNVMNQSLKVFVNAQIHLEKINDSNISSISIEEYFLEIQTKQFINQDDLIQGLKDKMQELQQEIKRSEAMLNNQNFIAKASVEKVDAEKAKYANYQEQLASIKNKLKNM, from the coding sequence ATGAAAAAAGAATTAGAAACCAAATATAATCATCTTCCAGTGGAAGCTGATAAATATGAAAATTGAAACAAAAAAGGTTTATTTAGAGCTGATGTCAGCTCTAAAAAACCACCTTTTTGTATTGTGCTTCCACCCCCAAATGTCACTGGTAAGTTACATTTGGGTCATGCTTGAGATGGTAGTTTACAAGATGCAATTATTCGTTTTAAAAAATTAAATGGTTTTGATACTTTATTCATTCCTGGAACTGATCATGCTGGAATTGCGACTCAAACCAAAGTTGAAGCAATGTTGAAAGAAGCAACTGGGAAAAATCGTTTTGATTTTGGAAGAGAAGCATTTTTAAAAGAAGTTTGAAAATGAAAAGAAAAATATTCGCAAACTATTCACGAACAATGAGCCAAAATGGGGTTAAGTTTAGATTATTCAATGGAAAACTTTACTCTAAATCCGCAAGTTAATGAATTAGTTAAATTTGTCTTTGTGGAAATGTACGAAAAAGGATTAATTTATCGAGGAAAAAGAATTGTCAATTGAGATCCTGTGCAAAAATCAGCGATTTCAAATATCGAAGTAATTTATCGTGAAACTGTTGGTAAAATGTATCATTTTAAATACCAACTTGTTGGTAGTGACGAAGTTTTAGAAATCGCCACAACTAGACCAGAAACGATGTTTGCTGACCAATGTGTGGTTGTGAACCCAAAAGATGAACGTTATACAAAATACATCGGTAAAACGGTGATTAATCCGGTCAATCAACATCAAATCCCGGTCATTGCTGATGACTATGTGGAGATGGATTTTGGAACTGGAGTCATGAAATGTACTCCAGCTCATGATTTAAATGATTTTGAAATCGGTGTGCGCCATAATTTAGCCAAACCAATATGTTTAAATGAAGATGGAACAGTTAATGCGATGGGTGGAGAAATTTATCAAGGTTTAGACCGTTTCGATGCTCGAGAATTGATTATTCAAAATGCAATCAAAGCAAATACTTTAATTAAAATCGAAGAAATCACTCATCAAGTCGGTTATTCTGAACGCACAAATGCAATTGTTGAGCCATATTTATCAAATCAATGATTTGTTAAAATGGATTATTTTTCTCAACAAGTTTTAGCTTTACAAAATAGTGATGAGGCAATTAATTTTTTCCCTTCACGTTTTAATCAAACATTAAAACAGTGAATGGAAAACAGTTTTGATTGAACTATTTCGCGACAATTATGATGAGGGCATCAAATTCCTGCTTGATACAATAAAAATGATCCAAGCAAGATTCATGTCGGAATGAATGCTCCGGTTGATGCTGAAAATTGAAGCCAAGATGAAGATGTTTTAGATACATGATTTAGTTCTGGATTATGACCTTTTGCAACTTTATTATGAACAAAAGAAACTCCAGGTGAGTGATTCGAGAGATACTATCCAACAAATGTTTTGGTAACAGGATATGATATTATTTTCTTTTGAGTTGCCAGAATGATATTTCAAGGCCAACATTTTACAAAGCAAAAACCATTTAATGATGTTTTAATTCATGGGTTAGTGCGCGATGAATTCGGCAATAAAATGTCCAAATCATTGGGAAATGGAATCGATCCAATGGATGTGATTGAACAATATGGAGTTGATTCATTAAGATTTTTCTTATTAACTAATTCCACTCCTGGTTTTGACATTAAATATAGTGAAGAAAAAATTCGTCATGCTTGAAATTTTATGAACAAACTTTGAAATGCTAGTCGTTATGTTTTGATTAATCTTGATGAGCATTTCAAAGTTAATGACCAATTAATTTTTTCAAAGCATCATGAAAATACAATTGATCTTTGAATTTTAACCGAATTAACTAAAACCATGAATAATGTCAAAACATTAATCGATAAATATGAATTTGGATTGGCTGGAAAAGAAATTTATGATTTTGTTTGGTCAAAATATTGTAGTTGATATATCGAATTTGCCAAAGTTAATTTGAATGCATCAAATCCTGAAATTGTTGACCAAACAAAACAAGTTTTGTTTTATGTTTTAAAAAATATTTTGATCATGTTGCATCCGTATGCACCATTTATCACTGAAGAAATTTATCAATATTTAAATTTAAAAGATTCAATCATGAACGAAGAATGAATAATTCAAAGTTTTGATTACAATACAGATTATATTAATGTCATGATTAATCTGATTACTGTGATTCGCGAATTTAGAAATACCAATAATATCAAAAATGCCATTCCTTTGAATTTCTATTTAAACAATTTAAATCAAGAACATCAAAAACTTTTTGAACAATATTTAAACGTGATGAATCAATCATTAAAAGTTTTTGTCAATGCTCAAATTCATCTCGAAAAGATTAATGATTCAAACATTAGTTCAATTTCAATTGAAGAATACTTTTTAGAAATTCAAACCAAACAATTTATCAATCAAGATGATTTAATTCAAGGTTTAAAAGACAAAATGCAAGAATTACAGCAAGAAATCAAACGTAGTGAAGCAATGTTAAATAATCAAAATTTCATTGCCAAAGCAAGTGTTGAAAAAGTTGATGCTGAAAAAGCAAAGTATGCAAATTATCAAGAACAATTAGCCTCAATTAAAAATAAATTAAAAAATATGTAA
- a CDS encoding ComEC/Rec2 family competence protein, translated as MKSKFNLDYEFHQTNFQVVKTSQNYVIGEYNFNKFYIPMMDHKYIVGQTLRIDGVVQELKPTNNSYDFDFNKYLQNQNVFKAIKIKNIVSIEDNNLKYLINKFIYNNIHNELILKLVFQKNTELHEAKGELQKMSLAYLLNFSGINMYVFSFVINRIFFKFKINPQFKIPIHLCLILYLWMIDFPLVTTRIIFGYIILNLFVITKISPHKTARNVLTLLSLVLVQPNFFSSNALPFLVVVMLFLNPIQNHIGWRKTIIQIIKPLLIFIPIQIFMDWRWNFTAPIQTIIIQPVISFLYLFSFLFWWIPNIEVVFTFLTNSFNSLVELLSKINLIWNFGQPPFLMLVAYYLAFYLWSKHMKMKTCWFIWIVVTLLFLFWTKIFLSNETLTMLNIGNGSSFVYINKWKNLVLIFDAGTGPGFNKSSMSDYLMKIGINHVDIAFISHNHDDHYNSLEAIQSNLNVHEVIKNNTEQNYIEIKGVKIWLWHLNKMEDENDNSLVILVKAIEKNFLFVGDLTKKGEGEMLKNPTFTYLIQNTFIDLFQLGHHGSKTSSSEEFLLLVNPRMTWISAGLKNNHHFPDQVTIDKLNEFKLPYKITGKNNNWTFNLSKDTFYNWQ; from the coding sequence TTGAAAAGTAAATTTAATTTAGACTATGAGTTTCATCAAACAAATTTTCAGGTTGTTAAAACCTCGCAAAATTATGTGATTGGTGAATATAATTTCAACAAATTTTATATCCCGATGATGGATCATAAATATATTGTTGGTCAAACTCTTCGCATTGATGGGGTGGTTCAAGAATTAAAACCAACAAATAATAGTTATGATTTTGATTTTAATAAATATCTTCAAAACCAAAATGTTTTTAAAGCAATTAAAATCAAAAATATTGTAAGTATTGAAGATAATAATTTAAAATATTTAATCAATAAATTCATTTATAACAATATTCATAATGAATTAATTTTAAAGTTGGTTTTTCAAAAAAACACAGAACTCCATGAAGCAAAAGGTGAATTACAAAAAATGAGTTTAGCTTATTTGTTGAATTTTAGTGGGATCAACATGTATGTTTTTTCATTTGTGATCAATCGCATATTTTTCAAGTTTAAAATTAATCCACAGTTTAAAATTCCAATTCACCTTTGCTTAATCTTGTACTTATGAATGATTGATTTTCCATTAGTCACAACAAGAATTATTTTTGGTTATATTATTTTAAATCTTTTTGTCATTACAAAAATCAGTCCACATAAAACAGCACGAAATGTTCTAACATTATTGTCTTTAGTGCTTGTACAACCTAATTTTTTTAGTTCAAATGCTTTGCCTTTTTTGGTTGTGGTAATGTTATTTTTGAACCCAATTCAAAATCATATTGGTTGAAGAAAAACAATCATTCAAATCATCAAACCATTATTGATCTTTATTCCAATTCAAATTTTTATGGATTGGCGTTGAAATTTTACAGCCCCAATCCAAACCATAATAATTCAACCAGTTATCTCGTTTTTGTATTTGTTCTCATTTCTTTTTTGATGAATTCCCAATATCGAAGTTGTTTTTACATTTTTGACGAATTCGTTTAATTCGCTGGTTGAATTATTGAGCAAAATAAATTTAATTTGAAATTTTGGTCAACCCCCATTCTTGATGCTTGTGGCATATTATCTGGCATTTTATTTATGGTCAAAACACATGAAAATGAAAACTTGTTGATTTATTTGAATCGTTGTAACTTTACTATTTTTATTTTGGACGAAAATATTTTTGTCAAATGAAACTTTGACAATGTTGAATATTGGTAATGGATCTAGTTTTGTTTATATCAATAAATGAAAAAATCTGGTTTTAATTTTTGATGCTGGAACAGGTCCTGGGTTTAATAAAAGTAGTATGAGTGATTATTTGATGAAAATCGGAATTAATCATGTTGACATTGCATTTATCTCGCATAATCACGATGATCATTACAATAGTTTAGAAGCTATTCAATCCAATTTAAATGTTCATGAAGTGATCAAAAACAATACTGAGCAAAACTACATTGAGATTAAAGGGGTAAAAATTTGGTTATGGCATTTAAATAAAATGGAAGATGAAAATGATAATTCATTAGTTATTTTAGTTAAAGCAATTGAAAAAAACTTTTTGTTTGTTGGTGATTTGACAAAAAAAGGAGAAGGCGAAATGTTGAAAAATCCAACATTTACATATTTAATTCAAAACACGTTTATTGACCTTTTCCAACTGGGACATCACGGAAGCAAAACTAGTAGCAGTGAAGAATTTTTATTACTAGTTAATCCTCGAATGACTTGAATTAGTGCTGGGTTAAAAAATAATCATCATTTCCCAGATCAAGTAACAATTGATAAATTAAATGAGTTTAAATTACCTTACAAAATAACTGGTAAAAATAATAATTGAACTTTCAATTTAAGCAAAGATACTTTCTATAATTGACAATAA
- the rpsT gene encoding 30S ribosomal protein S20 yields the protein MANIKSQEKRIKTNEKSRLANKSLRSEVKTAIKKAMIAKSENAANKDELIKDAVSLIDKGYSKGIFKTNKAAREKSRLMSV from the coding sequence ATGGCAAATATTAAATCGCAAGAAAAAAGAATTAAGACTAATGAAAAATCACGTTTAGCTAATAAATCTTTAAGATCTGAAGTAAAAACAGCAATTAAAAAAGCTATGATTGCAAAATCTGAAAATGCTGCAAACAAAGATGAATTAATTAAAGATGCAGTTTCATTAATTGACAAAGGTTATTCAAAAGGAATCTTTAAAACTAATAAAGCGGCTCGTGAAAAATCACGCTTAATGAGTGTTTAA
- the holA gene encoding DNA polymerase III subunit delta, whose amino-acid sequence MKRGQKMYFIYSDDNFLLKKQTQKIIKTITVENVEIESYSFVENSMEEIINALRSYSFFTEQKIIILEDAWFTTDAKKPLHKTFLAKTFLEVLAQGFNENNILIFTVESNKISNKSAITNWLTKNANVEYVAKLNEQQIKNYINQSFVRKNKTIENQAIDFLVELLPNEMQIINSEITKLLKLSTTNLTLEDAQKNTTNYYEHDIFQLVNDFLSSNINNFIVQYQNYKLFNADNIGLFALMGNNLSILRDALILDQKGYSNAEIAGKLEINPYRLKMLLMIKKNSINQLNDKIKMLYNLIKRIVTGQADTLIIPEYELIKIMRSGEVQW is encoded by the coding sequence ATGAAAAGAGGGCAAAAAATGTATTTTATTTATTCAGATGATAACTTTTTATTAAAAAAACAAACGCAAAAAATCATTAAAACAATAACTGTTGAAAATGTTGAAATTGAATCTTACTCTTTTGTAGAAAATTCGATGGAAGAAATTATCAATGCGCTTCGTTCATACTCTTTTTTTACTGAGCAAAAAATCATTATTTTAGAAGATGCTTGGTTTACAACTGATGCCAAAAAACCCCTTCACAAAACTTTTTTAGCCAAAACTTTTTTAGAAGTTTTGGCTCAAGGATTTAATGAAAATAACATCTTAATTTTTACAGTTGAAAGTAATAAAATTTCTAATAAATCAGCAATTACAAATTGGCTGACAAAAAATGCTAATGTTGAATATGTTGCAAAATTAAATGAACAACAAATCAAAAATTACATCAATCAAAGTTTTGTTAGAAAAAACAAAACGATTGAAAATCAGGCAATTGACTTTTTAGTTGAATTATTACCAAATGAAATGCAAATCATTAATTCAGAAATTACCAAGCTCTTAAAATTATCAACCACAAATCTGACACTTGAAGATGCTCAAAAAAACACGACGAATTATTATGAACATGATATTTTTCAATTGGTAAATGATTTTTTATCAAGCAATATCAATAACTTCATTGTCCAATATCAAAACTATAAACTTTTTAACGCTGATAACATTGGGCTATTCGCGTTAATGGGAAATAATTTAAGTATTTTAAGAGACGCTTTGATCCTTGACCAAAAAGGTTATTCCAATGCTGAAATTGCTGGAAAACTTGAAATTAATCCATATCGATTAAAAATGTTATTAATGATAAAGAAAAACTCAATCAATCAATTAAATGATAAAATAAAAATGTTGTACAATCTTATTAAACGAATTGTTACTGGACAAGCAGATACACTGATTATTCCAGAATATGAGTTGATTAAGATTATGAGATCAGGGGAGGTCCAATGATAG
- the coaE gene encoding dephospho-CoA kinase (Dephospho-CoA kinase (CoaE) performs the final step in coenzyme A biosynthesis.) translates to MILGIFGFTGSGKTTVTKYITEKYNFKAIDLDVISREIMDLEESQNFVKMTFPQAYNMQTQKVDRKILREIIFNSPIENQKLSQYMWPKIKEHVIQTITSSKENIIIDGAILPKLNIPIDKYIYVSADQQDLLHRIKVRDNANENTTYELLKYQGELLYESVKDFEIHNNSSIEKLYQQIEIIMKKIKD, encoded by the coding sequence ATGATTTTAGGAATTTTTGGTTTTACCGGTTCTGGTAAAACCACTGTCACTAAGTATATTACTGAAAAATACAATTTTAAAGCAATTGATTTAGACGTGATTAGTCGTGAAATCATGGATTTAGAAGAGAGTCAAAACTTTGTCAAAATGACTTTTCCGCAAGCTTATAATATGCAAACTCAAAAAGTTGATCGTAAAATATTAAGAGAAATTATTTTCAATTCACCAATTGAAAATCAAAAGTTGTCTCAATATATGTGACCTAAAATCAAAGAACATGTGATTCAAACAATTACTTCATCGAAAGAAAATATCATTATTGATGGAGCGATTCTTCCAAAATTAAATATTCCGATTGACAAATATATTTATGTTTCAGCAGACCAACAAGATTTATTGCATCGAATCAAAGTGCGGGATAATGCAAACGAAAATACAACCTATGAACTATTAAAATATCAAGGTGAACTACTATACGAAAGTGTTAAGGATTTTGAAATCCATAATAATTCAAGTATTGAAAAGCTTTATCAACAAATAGAAATAATTATGAAAAAAATTAAAGATTAA
- the dinB gene encoding DNA polymerase IV: MSKTQKVIFLIDMDAFFASASKLQHPELRNKAVVVAHDHPKSIISAADYQARAYGVKAAMPLNKAKQLCKDLVVLNPDFELYQTISAQIWNVIKTQFTSMVEVVSIDEAYVDVSNIWKKYGTVRKLALKMQNAIKQQIGLTCSIGVSYNKFLAKMGSDMNKPNGITIIKKDEIPNKIWNLNINKMYGVGIATEEILKDLFHVVKIGDLTKINPSELEHKLGKHGLILVNHALGYGNDEIDLSRNISKSISNERTLVQPISNLEEIEIVIHSLTKTIVEKMLTERLQAKTMGIILRYHWSNPERSTFDKRKHLKHKRKQTTLVEPTINFETIYSNILECLNDLYEVGKRVALIGVFVANLKPFQNYSQLNLDDLDKEFHPLHHPKVDELIEDINFKLKKNKLFYATELKKIKD, encoded by the coding sequence ATGAGTAAAACACAAAAAGTAATCTTTCTAATTGATATGGATGCTTTTTTTGCTTCTGCTTCAAAATTACAACACCCAGAATTACGCAATAAAGCGGTTGTTGTTGCCCATGATCATCCAAAGTCAATAATTAGTGCAGCTGATTATCAAGCACGTGCATATGGGGTCAAAGCGGCAATGCCATTGAATAAAGCAAAACAATTATGTAAGGATTTAGTCGTTTTAAATCCTGATTTTGAATTATATCAAACAATCTCTGCTCAAATTTGAAATGTGATTAAAACCCAATTTACATCTATGGTTGAAGTTGTTTCGATTGATGAAGCATATGTTGATGTTTCAAACATTTGAAAAAAATATGGAACTGTTCGAAAACTAGCTTTAAAAATGCAAAACGCGATCAAACAACAAATTGGTTTAACTTGTTCGATTGGGGTCAGTTACAATAAATTTTTGGCTAAAATGGGTAGTGATATGAACAAACCTAATGGAATTACAATTATCAAAAAAGACGAGATTCCGAATAAAATTTGAAACCTAAACATTAATAAAATGTACGGGGTGGGAATTGCTACTGAAGAAATTTTAAAAGATCTTTTTCATGTTGTTAAAATTGGGGATTTAACCAAAATTAATCCATCAGAATTAGAACATAAATTAGGTAAACATGGATTAATTTTAGTTAATCATGCATTAGGATATGGAAATGATGAAATTGATTTATCACGCAATATTTCAAAATCGATTTCCAATGAAAGAACTTTAGTTCAACCAATCAGCAATTTAGAAGAAATTGAAATCGTGATTCATTCATTAACTAAAACGATTGTTGAAAAAATGCTAACCGAAAGATTGCAAGCCAAGACTATGGGAATCATTTTAAGATATCATTGAAGCAATCCTGAAAGATCAACTTTTGATAAAAGAAAACATTTAAAACATAAGCGCAAACAAACCACATTGGTTGAACCAACTATTAATTTTGAAACAATTTATTCAAATATTTTAGAGTGTTTGAATGATCTTTATGAAGTCGGAAAACGTGTTGCCTTAATTGGAGTTTTTGTTGCTAATTTAAAACCATTTCAGAATTATTCGCAATTAAATCTTGATGATTTAGACAAAGAATTCCACCCTCTTCATCATCCGAAAGTGGATGAATTAATCGAAGACATTAATTTTAAATTAAAGAAAAACAAACTTTTTTATGCCACAGAATTAAAAAAAATTAAAGATTAA
- a CDS encoding exodeoxyribonuclease VII small subunit, with the protein MNTEKTYNQLIEEIKIDLNKLSNSEINMDEAILLFETNLQKINAAKKALEEYKGKVQKVLEDHQIEEFEI; encoded by the coding sequence ATGAATACAGAAAAAACATACAATCAATTAATTGAAGAAATCAAAATTGATTTAAATAAATTGTCCAATTCAGAAATTAATATGGATGAAGCAATTTTATTATTTGAAACTAACTTACAAAAAATTAATGCTGCAAAAAAAGCATTAGAAGAATACAAAGGCAAAGTTCAAAAAGTTTTAGAAGATCATCAAATTGAAGAATTTGAAATTTAA
- the xseA gene encoding exodeoxyribonuclease VII large subunit → MEQKIYSVTEINAFLKEYIEAPEFLNNLYITGEISNLTFNKSGHIYFSIKDEGATIKAVVWKSNADNMKRWNPENGMKITVKGRFSFYIVGGTITFEVRDVQLEGKGELQKLYDERYAWLEINGWFDQSIKKPIPIFPTNIGIITAASGAAIHDLITTIQRRYPIANIYLFPAQVQGEQARFDIAKKIDAANNFSIPLDTLIIGRGGGSYEDLWAFNEIEVLKAIRNSLIPTVSAVGHQPDYTLSDYVADLRAPTPTSAGEMTTPNIAELKRNLQNYYVDYQAIINSKIQESELFLNRIIGRNSLITKNIVNQKEIELKNIYQINNRHMQQILMHKTQELMNLNQQQIILDPLIPLQRGFALVTEMSGKIISTNSNIKIGDQLGIKTKDSHIEAVVTKIKKEHK, encoded by the coding sequence ATGGAACAAAAAATTTACTCGGTCACTGAGATTAATGCTTTTTTAAAAGAATATATTGAAGCTCCTGAATTTTTAAATAACCTCTATATTACTGGGGAAATATCAAATTTAACTTTTAATAAATCAGGTCATATTTATTTCTCAATCAAAGATGAAGGTGCAACTATCAAAGCTGTTGTTTGAAAAAGTAATGCTGATAATATGAAACGTTGAAATCCAGAAAACGGAATGAAAATCACTGTTAAAGGGAGATTTAGTTTTTACATTGTTGGTGGAACCATCACTTTTGAAGTACGTGACGTGCAATTAGAAGGTAAAGGCGAATTACAAAAATTATATGATGAAAGATATGCCTGATTAGAGATTAATGGTTGATTCGATCAATCAATCAAAAAACCTATTCCAATCTTTCCAACAAATATTGGAATTATCACAGCTGCTAGTGGGGCTGCCATTCATGACCTAATTACAACGATTCAAAGAAGATACCCAATTGCCAATATTTATTTATTTCCAGCTCAAGTCCAAGGTGAACAAGCAAGATTTGATATTGCTAAAAAAATAGATGCTGCCAACAACTTTTCGATTCCACTTGACACTTTAATTATTGGTCGAGGTGGGGGAAGTTATGAGGATTTATGAGCTTTTAATGAAATTGAAGTTTTAAAAGCAATTAGAAATTCTTTGATTCCCACAGTTTCGGCTGTTGGCCATCAACCAGATTACACTTTAAGTGATTATGTTGCTGATCTTAGAGCACCAACCCCAACTAGTGCTGGAGAAATGACAACTCCAAACATTGCTGAATTAAAAAGAAATTTACAAAATTATTATGTTGATTATCAAGCGATAATCAACAGTAAAATTCAAGAATCAGAACTATTTTTAAACAGAATTATTGGACGAAACTCTTTGATTACCAAAAATATTGTCAATCAAAAAGAGATTGAATTAAAGAATATTTATCAAATAAATAATCGGCACATGCAACAAATTTTGATGCATAAAACACAGGAATTAATGAATTTAAATCAGCAACAAATAATTCTTGATCCCTTAATTCCTTTACAACGTGGTTTTGCACTAGTAACTGAAATGAGTGGAAAAATCATCTCAACAAATTCGAATATTAAAATCGGTGATCAGTTAGGGATAAAAACTAAAGATAGTCACATCGAGGCTGTTGTCACAAAAATCAAAAAGGAGCATAAATAA
- a CDS encoding transcription antitermination factor NusB gives MKEKKETSLITKTNILAHFFYRAFLLRLSNSKMRQEILDEVQISKHNEQIIDDIEEIIANMGELKTIIFEVFTKDWTWERIPALIQALLIVGAYQITMTDEPKALIINEIVNLTKSLEPDFEFGFVNAVLDKINKED, from the coding sequence ATGAAAGAAAAAAAAGAGACCAGTTTAATTACTAAAACAAATATATTAGCCCACTTTTTTTATCGTGCTTTTCTATTAAGACTTTCAAATTCTAAAATGAGACAAGAAATTTTAGACGAAGTTCAAATTTCAAAACATAATGAACAAATTATTGATGATATCGAAGAAATAATTGCTAATATGGGAGAATTAAAAACAATTATTTTTGAAGTTTTTACCAAAGATTGAACATGAGAAAGAATTCCTGCTTTGATTCAAGCATTATTAATTGTTGGTGCTTACCAAATCACCATGACAGATGAACCCAAAGCATTAATCATTAACGAAATCGTGAATTTAACAAAATCTTTAGAACCAGATTTTGAATTTGGTTTTGTCAATGCTGTTTTAGATAAAATCAACAAAGAAGACTAA
- a CDS encoding deoxyribonuclease IV, whose product MKKYPIIGSHVSMNALEKYLIGSVKTAINDGANTFMIYTGPPQNSNRKPTSELNIEQMHEILKEHHLDPKDLVVHAPYIINISNPVSQSTWDFSVEFLKKEMQRCDDIGIEILVLHPGAFTKGDPNQALNKLIQGLNEVFKENYKTKIALETMSGKGTEVGINFDQLSFVLNQVEEKERLGICLDTCHMNDAGYDLNNWEAIKQEIDQKIGREKVLVFHLNDSKNPLNSHKDRHENIGYGTIGFDNLLKILWDEDFKEIPKILETPFVNEQSPYKAEIQDLLNKQWSDPFKNSK is encoded by the coding sequence ATGAAAAAATACCCGATAATTGGATCACATGTTTCGATGAATGCTTTAGAAAAATATTTGATTGGATCGGTCAAAACAGCGATCAATGATGGAGCAAATACTTTCATGATTTACACAGGACCGCCCCAAAATTCCAATCGAAAACCAACAAGTGAATTAAACATTGAACAAATGCACGAAATTTTAAAAGAGCATCATCTTGATCCAAAAGATTTGGTTGTGCATGCTCCGTATATCATTAATATTTCGAATCCAGTTTCTCAAAGTACTTGAGATTTTAGTGTTGAATTTTTGAAAAAAGAAATGCAAAGATGTGATGATATTGGGATCGAAATTTTAGTTTTACATCCTGGAGCTTTTACAAAAGGTGATCCTAATCAAGCTTTGAACAAATTAATTCAAGGATTAAATGAAGTTTTTAAAGAGAATTATAAAACTAAAATTGCTTTAGAAACGATGAGTGGTAAAGGAACTGAAGTTGGAATTAATTTTGATCAATTGAGTTTTGTGTTAAATCAAGTTGAAGAAAAAGAACGCTTAGGAATTTGTTTGGACACATGTCATATGAATGATGCTGGTTATGATTTGAATAATTGAGAAGCAATTAAACAAGAAATAGATCAAAAAATTGGTCGAGAAAAAGTTTTGGTTTTCCATTTAAACGATTCAAAAAATCCTTTAAATTCGCACAAGGATCGCCATGAAAACATTGGTTATGGAACAATTGGTTTTGATAATTTACTCAAGATTTTGTGAGATGAAGATTTCAAAGAAATTCCCAAAATTTTAGAAACCCCATTTGTCAATGAACAATCACCTTATAAAGCTGAAATCCAAGATTTATTAAACAAACAATGAAGTGACCCTTTTAAAAACAGCAAATAA